In one window of Mycobacterium sp. SMC-8 DNA:
- the tcmP gene encoding three-Cys-motif partner protein TcmP codes for MTRKEELRKQVDYQSDPHTRLKHAFYRRYIACWMGKVLQGRWAKPATIIDGFAGSGMYSDGLDGSAIMIAKLYRDHICRPNFQPLTHVTNDLDQRRTEALDERMKALPADDRISHVSLGPKKFEDVAGEVRQKHAPPGKQTLWIIDPYGLKQIPWSVVSEVVKLRKNDAVITLMVDEAHRYRTNPAMVSVMNSLYGDDSWKDIGAELNTARSKAALVKLYCDQLEALGCHTSSFDVDVARRYTRYSLIFATHHQAGLECWNSAKWSADPTSGRGASAATAFQPSLLEPDIQPLIEDFRKRIGTHDFTTLAKQAQVAGYTEPHVRTALTELFHEGLVVRLSPPTSPKNSPWPTSSRIQIFAAGPDEADDD; via the coding sequence ATGACTCGCAAGGAGGAATTGCGCAAGCAGGTCGACTACCAGTCGGACCCCCACACCCGACTCAAGCACGCGTTCTATCGGCGGTACATCGCGTGTTGGATGGGCAAGGTCCTGCAGGGCAGGTGGGCAAAGCCAGCGACGATCATCGACGGGTTCGCCGGTTCGGGCATGTACTCCGACGGCCTCGACGGCAGCGCGATCATGATCGCCAAGCTGTACCGCGATCACATCTGCCGCCCGAACTTCCAACCGCTCACCCACGTGACAAACGACCTAGATCAGCGGCGTACCGAAGCTTTGGACGAGCGAATGAAGGCTCTTCCCGCAGATGACCGAATCAGTCACGTTTCCCTCGGGCCGAAGAAGTTCGAGGACGTCGCGGGCGAGGTGCGCCAGAAGCACGCACCGCCGGGAAAACAGACGCTATGGATTATCGACCCATACGGGCTCAAGCAAATCCCGTGGTCCGTCGTCTCGGAGGTCGTGAAGCTCCGCAAGAACGACGCGGTGATCACGTTAATGGTCGACGAAGCCCACCGGTACCGCACCAACCCCGCGATGGTGTCGGTGATGAATAGCTTGTATGGGGACGACTCCTGGAAGGACATTGGTGCCGAACTCAACACCGCGCGGTCCAAGGCTGCGCTCGTTAAGCTCTACTGCGACCAACTCGAGGCGCTTGGTTGCCACACCTCGTCGTTCGACGTGGATGTTGCACGTCGGTACACCCGGTACTCGCTGATTTTCGCGACACATCATCAGGCTGGCCTTGAATGCTGGAACTCTGCCAAGTGGTCAGCGGACCCTACGAGCGGCCGCGGGGCCAGTGCTGCCACTGCTTTTCAACCCAGCCTGCTCGAGCCCGACATCCAGCCGTTGATCGAGGACTTCCGCAAGCGCATCGGCACCCACGACTTCACGACCTTGGCCAAGCAGGCGCAGGTCGCCGGGTATACGGAACCGCACGTGCGGACCGCGCTGACCGAGTTGTTCCACGAAGGGTTGGTCGTCCGACTGTCGCCACCCACCTCGCCGAAGAACTCACCGTGGCCGACCAGCAGTCGCATCCAAATCTTCGCGGCAGGCCCGGATGAAGCTGACGACGACTGA
- a CDS encoding DUF5131 family protein has product MADRSAIEWTEATWNPVTGCDRVSAGCDHCYAMTLAKRLKAMGSAKYQVDGDPRTSGPGFGVTVHPQALSEPLRWKNPRVVFVNSMSDLFHARVPLDFIRDVFAVCRDTPHHTYQVLTKRSLRLRRVADKLDWPNNVWMGVSVENADALPRVEHLREVPAAVRFLSCEPLLGPLDGIDLTGIGWVIAGGESGPRYRPMELSWARGIRDACRDEGVPFFFKQWGGRTPKASGRELDGQLWDEMPTAATG; this is encoded by the coding sequence TTGGCGGATCGTTCGGCGATCGAGTGGACCGAGGCCACCTGGAACCCCGTCACCGGCTGCGATCGCGTATCGGCCGGTTGCGATCACTGCTACGCGATGACGCTAGCCAAGCGGCTCAAGGCAATGGGCTCGGCGAAATATCAGGTCGACGGCGATCCGCGCACCTCAGGCCCCGGCTTCGGTGTGACAGTGCACCCCCAGGCACTCAGCGAACCGCTGAGGTGGAAGAACCCGCGGGTGGTGTTCGTAAACTCGATGAGCGACCTGTTCCACGCGAGGGTGCCATTGGACTTCATCCGTGACGTCTTCGCCGTCTGCCGCGACACCCCGCACCACACTTACCAGGTGCTGACCAAACGCAGCCTGCGCTTGCGCCGCGTCGCGGACAAACTCGACTGGCCGAACAACGTCTGGATGGGTGTATCCGTCGAGAACGCTGATGCACTGCCGCGGGTGGAGCACTTGCGCGAAGTGCCGGCCGCTGTGAGGTTCTTGTCCTGTGAGCCGCTGCTCGGACCGCTCGACGGAATCGACCTCACCGGAATCGGCTGGGTAATTGCCGGCGGCGAGTCCGGTCCCCGGTATCGGCCGATGGAGTTGTCTTGGGCGCGCGGTATCCGAGATGCCTGCCGCGACGAGGGTGTGCCGTTCTTCTTCAAACAGTGGGGTGGCCGCACCCCGAAGGCTTCCGGTCGCGAGCTCGACGGCCAGCTGTGGGACGAGATGCCTACCGCGGCTACCGGTTGA